In a genomic window of Dissulfuribacter thermophilus:
- a CDS encoding DUF99 family protein, with protein sequence MHTRRFSNVIGIDDAPFTPKRTNTLNESYDELVTVVGAVYAKLSLHGVLIFKVTQDGDDATDALINAIKESKFLEHIQLIMLQGIAFGGFNVVDVPRLSKSLNKSVLVVSRREPDMAKIKKALLEKVPNGSKKLSLIEALGPMEPAAGLFIQRYGLTRNEAFSTIKNFSINGLIPEPIRVAHLIGGALIRGISSGRV encoded by the coding sequence ATGCATACCAGAAGATTCAGTAATGTCATCGGAATAGATGACGCACCTTTCACTCCAAAAAGAACCAACACTTTAAATGAATCTTATGATGAATTGGTGACAGTAGTTGGAGCGGTTTACGCCAAATTGAGCCTCCACGGGGTGCTAATCTTCAAAGTCACTCAAGATGGAGATGACGCAACAGATGCACTTATAAATGCCATAAAGGAATCAAAGTTCCTGGAACATATTCAGCTCATCATGCTCCAGGGTATTGCCTTTGGAGGTTTCAATGTGGTAGATGTGCCAAGGCTTTCTAAATCACTTAATAAATCAGTCCTAGTTGTTTCCAGAAGGGAACCAGACATGGCCAAAATTAAAAAGGCCCTGTTGGAGAAGGTACCCAATGGGTCTAAGAAGCTTTCTCTAATAGAGGCCTTAGGCCCTATGGAACCGGCTGCAGGACTATTCATTCAGCGTTATGGGCTTACGAGGAATGAGGCATTTAGTACCATAAAAAATTTTTCTATTAACGGACTTATTCCTGAACCCATTAGGGTTGCCCATCTAATTGGCGGAGCGTTGATTCGGGGAATTAGTAGTGGTAGGGTATGA